DNA from Strigops habroptila isolate Jane chromosome 2, bStrHab1.2.pri, whole genome shotgun sequence:
aaacaacaaaagcatttccttgGTAATAAAAGTGATGCTTACATTTAgatgattttctgttttacttttgtGCCAGACAACTTTTTATGGTATAGAATAGATTTTAAACATCAGAGCCAATAATATAAGCTAGAGTTCTGATGGTCTGACAGCCAGTTtatattccttccttcccctccagaTTTAAATGCATTAGAACTTCCCTACATAACCCCTCAATTAGCTGAAATAATAGTTGctgctgttattattattacaattaatataaaattattgttattcttatcatcatcatcctagttaaaagagaaattaacaCTGAAAAGTGTGCCTGCACACTGGTGTGTTGGTTGTGTATTGATGTAATTAAACCAAAGAGCTTCCGAGGGTTAAAAACTTGGGTGGGCAGTATTTACCAACTCATGTTCATGGGGTTTGCTCAAACTCTCCAtaataaaatctgctttttggCTAATAATATTAACACAAGTAAgaaattcttctgaaattactaaaaacaaatttaaataaattgtaataatatttcaaaagtaaaaatgttagTAATGCACATAGATCCCTCTCTGGACACTgctcctggaaaagaaaaaaaaaaatcttcagccattttcttttttttttctccccctaaattctttaatttaaagctttttttttttattttccctagtGGGACATAGACAAATTTGTATGTAAAAGGTATCAGCTGGCATATGTCCagaaagtaacaaaacaaacaaaactcataTCATCTTAGATAAAACACAGTATGTGTTTATTGAGAATTCTCAAGAGAAAGAAGCGAAATACATACTTTCATTGTTAAACCACTGAAGTGGTAACACTAACTTTTCATTAATCAAAACTTTATGTCCACTTTGCAAAATAGAGATCAATCTGTTCTAACTACTAACATTCAAAATTCgtacttttaaagaaataccaAGTGTCGTtgaaaaccacattaaaaatatgtcCTCATTCAGAAGTTGAAAGTGATAGCCACAAAGTTGCTCATTCAGTTTTTGTGTTGTCAAGATGCTTCTGTATTTAAATTGATGTACATTATAGTTTACTTTCAGGATCAAATTAAGATTATGGTAATCTCCTCAGCAACTGTTATATATCcatttcaaatataatttagATAAGATGGTATTGACTTACTTTATGAGAAGAGTACTTTTTCAGATTATGTCTTTCAATAATTTAATAAACACAAAATCATGTTTACCTCCATCTAAAGGgaatttctgtaagaaaaagcaCCCTTCAGATCTAAGATGGAgataaaaatacacagatttcCCTGAGCTTTAAAGAGTTTTCTAAAATGGCTGTATTGCAGAATTTTGTTGGTGAACGACTAGTTTGGCCAGTTTTCATCTGCATGTCATTCGTTTGCTAGTATTTTGATTCAGTTAGCGAAATGAAGGCACAGAGACCAGAAAAGTGTTAGGTTTTTTTGATAGGTGTGTCTACATAAGGACATCTGTTAACATGGCAAGGCTGATCAAGAACGAGGGAAAAAGATGAAACAGCCTTGCTGGTAAAACTGTTATCAATCAACCATACCTGCACATATGTATGAAGTTTGAAAGTTGGTGTGACATTGATTTTACAGAACAAAGTGTCACAGGCTCATTTTAAATGATTCAGAAAACATTGTAcctatttcttctttacagaAATTATGAATAATAtggttcttaaaaaaacccGTGACAGATTAACGCCTTTGAAGGCTCCTAGAGCAAAGCCTAAGttttcaagaagagaaaaaaaatttacatcAGATTCCAGTTCCCAAGAGGATCTAAACACCAtttcagtaataaataaataaataaaatcagcaagtgttcctctcatttttatttttttttttaacactggtTTATCAATGTACATGTTCAtttatgcaatattttaaaattaagaattaattttccaCCTATAGCTCCTTTCACTTTGTTAGAATTCAGACataaatacaaaggaaatgaaCTCAAATTTTTAATCCTTTACACAACTTCCAGCTTTACTTAAACaatatagaaaatacagaagtatcatagaatcagatgaatcataaaatggttcggattggaagagaccttaaaatTCATCTcgctccaacccccctgccatgggcagggacaccttccactagaccaggttgctcaaggccccatccaacctggccctgaacacttccagagagaGGGCAGAGGGGGCATCTCTATACTGAATACGCTAATGAAACCCAACATGTATTAATGGAAATGTCAATTTCCTTATTCGTATTCTATCTGAAGGATTAAGAATTTtgaaaacaggggaaaaagaacTGTTTGGTGACTCAAATGCTCACAAAccaaaatatattcttttttttagctTATATTAAACttgatttctttgttgtttgaAATAACTTCTGAATCAAAATGCAGGTCAGAGAGTTCAATAGATGTTTTAAGCACATCTTTGATGACATAAAGCTCAGGGTGCAAGAGGGACATCAGATAAAAGGGAGCAGGATTGCAGGGTCTCAACAAAATGTTCATTAGATTTCCTTTTGTCAGAATGAGAAGGTAGGAAAACATTGTCAGATCTGTGGGCTGAATGTCATCAATCAAAGGAGCCTGTGACCAGAGGGCAACTCTTCTTCCAGCAATTTATACTGTAGCCCCACCTGAAAAATGAAGATTGGACATTCAATGTGTCTATGATGGATGCTCTTTGCCAGactttctgggctttttttgcctcagtccTTTTAAGGCAGTGGGCAGGAACCTTGTATCTCCAGATACATATAGACAGCCCTCCCCATTTTTTCGCACTCCCCATTTCCAGACATACGTGGCATCACCGACGTGACCTTACACCCCGGCCAtagagcaaaggaaaataagagacTGTTGGGACCCTGATGGCATAAACACCTGTTTGTGATGATGGCCTTCAGAGCCCTGACCAGCCTATCCCACGGCATCCCAGGCCTTGCTCCAGCTGGATCTCCCCTTCCCAAGCCTCACCCTAGTGCccaggcagcagtggctgccccaGAGCCATCATGGCGCTCCCGGGCTGAGCCTTTCTGAATCACCAGGGGATCCTAGATCTCTCAGAAATGTCTGTGAAGCTTCACACACCTCCTGTGCCTCACTCATGTCATAGTTGTTAGTCCCATTATAGAATAATTAAGGTGAATTAAAGCTTTAAATTGACCTCTATGGAAAGGGCAGGATGCCCACACAGGCCAAAGCTGAAACGGGGGCCCCAGCCAGAAGGTACATGGGGTGCTCCAGGcaagacacacacagagccacaACAGTCAGTCACCTCTGTGGTGGCAGAGATGTCATGTCATGCAATTTCCTTCATAAAGTGATGTATATCCATCTTCCAGCCACATTACGGCTTCCTGTCCTTGATGAAGAACATTAATTACCACTATCTCTTACCACAGAGGGTTTTTAAGATGAGATTTTCCAATGCCCTCACCCCTGAGCTGTTTCTGCCCCCACTGAAATTGTTTGTAAAATTCACATCTACCCCAGCACTACATCGTCGTGGAAAGTGGGAGACTGATTTGGTCTTACCCTGTGGTTTGAAACAAAGTTTCTTGTTCTTGTAAGCAGAGTAGGCTGCTATTGATCCAACAACCAGTattacaaaagcagaaattataGGAGATGTAACTCCAGCTATTAATCCTGAATCTGTGGAAAaagcatagattttttttcagagacacTGAAATGGTTTCACTTAAGCATATTCTTTACTAAGGTGTGCTTTTGCCAAACTATGAGAATTGTTTGGTGACACATTAGACATTCattagatagatagatagaattAAGCAGCAGATTAGAAATCATGTTACATTACAGAtaatgtgggggaaaaaagtgtcttAAAGTCTAGTTTAGTGTGTGTATTACTTTTATAAGGCTaatattttcttgctatttTATGATgatcataaaaaaattaaagaataaattatttactgtaCCCGTGTTTCCTCCATGATTGAAATTGTGCTCCTCTTCTCCTGGAATAGAGGGTGAAGTTTCAtcaagaaatgtgttttatctttttgtgAGTCTTTACTCAGTAATGTGTGATTTCACACAGGAGGTGAAAGGGGACAGCTTGGCAGGACTTTGCTAGAGGAGCTCCCCTTCCAGTCCTGTCTGACAGCTGTGCTGTCCAGAGGAATAACCACCCATCCCCCTGACACTTCATTTTTGGAGAATATTATCCTCTAAAAACAGGATAATACTTAGCAGCCTACATCAAGCTGATTTCACAAGCTGATTTAAGACGAGATCATAGGCCCAGTTCATCTACTTGCAGTGCTCAGCAGAAGCCCCTTGCTTTGGGACTCCCCTAGCTGAATTCAAAGGGATAAATCCTGCAGGGTTCTGGCATATGCCAGAAGGCTACAAAATGTTTAGGAATATAGGTTAGAGCTTCATGCTCAAAGGCATGGTTTGTGAAGAAGGATAaccttctaaataaaaatagcagagtCTTGTCCTACACCTTCAGTGACAAACAGATTACCACTAAAGCAAAGGCAGCCAGTTCTGAGTTACAAGTATTAGGGAGAAGCTGCAAGAAGAATTGGCAAATACTACCTGTTATGTGCGGTGGTAAAGGCTTCCCATCAAGGAGATCTGAGTCATCAAAACCTCCTGCAAGATAAAGATTAAGATTTCTATTGCAAAATTGTCTGAACCCTGGTAACTCCTCCAGCTCCCTCGTCTGGTCCTTTTGCAATGTTCTAAGGAAGGGTGAAGGACTTTCAAAATCCCAGCTTTGACACGGAAGGTGGGTCGGGGTCTTGCACTGAATGGTCACCTATTCAAATTCACCTGAACATTGGAGTACTAAAACTGTTGGTGTTCTACCTGTTCTGCATCTGTATTAGCACCTGTGGGATGTGTGGGCTTGGGCTCTCAGTAACACAAATCCATGTATAATATGGACATCCCAAATCCCGGCAGTTCCTAGAGCAGGAAGCCAGTGGGTCCTTTCCAGGAAGGCCTGCAGAAGGACTCCAGAAGGGCCTGTCCATGGATCACCACTAAGATCATACCAGAAGTAATTACGGGATACATGGTGGTAGCTGGGATAGATGTGCCACTTCCACTATATTTATGTGTGTATCTGGGACCACACTCCAAAACAATACAGGCTTACATCCACCTCCCCAGTCCCACCTGCTGCATGCACCAGGGCCATCTCAGATGCACATCTCAGTGTAGATTTGAACATAGGCTTATCCATGCCCTGTGGCTAGGTGTCAGATTTGAACCTTACTGTGGTTCACTGTATACATatccaaaacaaaaaggcaagtTAGCCTCATGCCACTTGGGAGTCAGTGTTCCACATTTTGTGCAGACCATCAAAGCTTTATGGTACCAACACTAAAACTCGGGAAATCTTTCCAAACACTGTGTCAGGAACAGTGACTACCAAAGGgagatggagggaagggatgataaaaattattaataaagaaataagaaagtaaactattaaaaatatttactcagAATAGCTCATTGTTCTAGATTTTCTTAGGAGAAAATATTCTTACCAGAAATACCATGGCTTCCTGGTCGTGGTGGAAGAGGTGGGTATAAAGGTTTTCTTGAGATGTCACCTATTGATAATTAATATTGTTAGATGGTTGGATAGGCAAAACAGAGAGCTGTAAATAAAGAGTATGATAACCTGAGATTTTATGcctatttttaatttgtccTCCTGTGAATTAGCAAAAGGACCTTGAAACTAGTTAAAAAGTCTCAAGCAATGTATCAATAAATAGCTAGCTACTAAAACTAGAAAGTGAAAAGGGAacatttgcaaaattaaaacgAGAGAAGAATTCACAAAAATGTTGAAGAAGagtatttcctgtgtttctggtAAGTGCTAACATTGTTTAATGCTGACATCTGGGAAGCACAGTGTGCTACTGTAGGTGTCAGGGGTGCATTAGCAGAGCTGACAGAGAAGCTGGTATTCCGGGCTGGGCAGGACACAACAGGTTATCTCTGTATCAGCAGGTATTAATAAGATCTGCAGATTAGTTTCATTTAACAGATGCTGAATTTATCTACTGCATGATGAATTTTCTACTCTTGTACAGTGGAAAATGAACTCAGACTTGAGTTTTGCTGTTTAGGACTTTGTGCCAGTATATGGCCTTAATTTTTGCAAAAGTATTAGAAAGAGATGCATTGGATAGAGAGGGAGATCTGATAACTAACAGCAGTTTCCAGACTGCATGAACAGTGATGGTGCAAGCAAGAGCTGGCTCAGGTCAAAACCTGACAAAGTTAACATCCAGGGCTGTTGCTGTGTATGTATAGTGGGTCCCCTTTTGCTGTCCTTTCCCCAACCAGTTCGGTCACATATTTGACTGTTCTCAGAGCCAGATAGTGCATTTAGCTCTGAGTAAATTAAAATTAggtcacagaaataaatactagtttcccttcctctccttaaatctttctttctccttcaatACATGCCAGATGCCCCTatatcatgttttcttcttgcccAGCTGCTAAATGCAATGCTTCTGCTTGTGAGTAACATTTAGATTCTGGTTCAGCAAATTATTTGGATGTACAGTTAACTTTGTGTGAGTTCAGCCTGCTGCAGTCAGTAGATTCAGGTAGAGTCTTAAAGCTTTGCTGAATCAGAGTTTGCACAATTAATTATATTCAAAAGAAGAGACTTGTTCTCTTCCAGGTCTCTGGGTAACAAACTAAGACTCACCAGgtcacaaaagcagaaaactacTGATCCCATTATTCATTTCTATTATGGTGCTGCACGCTTATTCAGTCTTCTCTAAGCATAAGAAGATATATTCTACAGCATAgctagtgaaaaataaaatgtcttcagaACTATTGATAGTGAGGTAGATATCATTAATCCTATTATACTCTGTATGAATATCAATTAAGAACCTGAACTGAAAATggagcaaagaaataaaaatcaagcaaaacaTCGTTTGTCACCCTCTGAATGAAAAGGTGGATTTTAGTGAATACACTGAAGATATTCATTAATAATTGAATCAACATAATACACCCATCCTCTCATTAAAAACTTGCAGGAATGAAACAATTAGTACAGGCAGGAAGAAATGACAATATAAACATAGGAACTATAAACAAAATCAGATTCAGCTTTATGAGGTGCAGACTAACATGTCATTCAAACACAGGCATGAAAGGCCACATTGGAACCTGGAAATGTGAATGTcctggaaatgggaaagaatCATATAAAAGGTATGATTCTCCAAGGCTGGAACATGAGTAAACCAAACCATTGCAACTGGAATCCTAATTCAGAGGTTCTGGGCtgagaagtaatttttcttttgtgtagcCTTGATTCAAGCGGAATTTTAGTCTTTGATTCAATGCTACTTGCATTTAAGATAATTTCAACATACAAGAAACTTTCTAGAGTACTTCACATCCTTGGTATACCTCTAAACATGCTaaataaaatgtgcaaaaatTCTCCAAGTCAAGGATTTCCATGTCTACACAGTTCAGCACAACACCGTGAAATGTTCCTAAGTCAGGTCTGGATGTTACAGAAACACTTGGAAGCTGTAGCATGTTAAAACAGCATGAGTGCTTCAAGCTTAAGCTATATTGTGCTATCAGTGCTCATCTCTGATACATTCCTTCCTGCATTTCtgatttgttctgtttgctGATCTTAGGGTCATTTTTGGTAGCTGAAGAAATGACTGCCATCACCTATTGTCTTCAGCCTGCTGCCAGAGGCCACCACCCTGAAGCATCAGGGCTGAATGGGCAGTACATCCTCTCCGCAGCCATGACCATGGCAGCCTGTCATGGTAAAGTAAACCGTAGCTGACTTTAGCGCACATAGGTAGGCCAGCCTGCGAGGTCCCATAGGTAGCAACCAGACACAGCCCATCCTGCCGGCCCCACTCTGTGCGATGGCCTCTGGCAAAAGGCCAGCATGTACAGGAGTTGTAATGACTCCCACTACCACAGTTCCTCCTCCAGTCTTGAAATCTCTTTTCACAAATTATGCAGACTTCTGAAAAAGAccatggaaaaaaccccacattatATTTGAGAAGACAGTACTCACCCCCACCAAGAGCATCTCCTAAATGCAGATCATTGTCTAAAaatggaaaggaggaagatgtAGAGCAGTGAGTTACACACAATTCTCAAGGGAAGTGAAATGTtagttttaatagaaaatgtacAGCTGAATGTTTGAAAAGCAACTTTTTCAGGTCAGACTCACAAATCCAAATAAGGCATTACACTTTTCCTGAAAACTCTTATAGAATTTAGTATTTGCCCACACAGTAATTGAAAAATGAGACAATATGttatattcaaaatacaaaagatttttgtctgctttaaaTAAGCTCAGAATAAATATCATAGTGGAAACAAGATCAATACCTCTTTAATATatctgcaaatacagaaataaaaattagcCATgttaaagtattaaaatatatctatttttaaaatatgcgTATTTATTAACAATTATGTCTGTCATTACAAGTGGTGTATGCATGTTTGGCTTAAGTCTAATTTCTTGAACTGCAAAAACTGAACACCCATTTCAAGAACAAATACTGGGAAGTAATAAACCTACTTAGGGAGCGAGATTGAATCAACTCATTTATGTAAGAGTCATGGTGACACAAAAAGTTTTGCTTCAAGCAATCATATGTGCCGGTTTGAGGTTGGGTGgcagtctgtttttctttggcTGAGTTATAAAGGTTTTCAAATATACTTAAAGGCATGTGCATGTTACTCAGTGAATGAACAGGCTATGACTATTCTCCCAGCACTGTACACGTGTCCCACTGTACCTGGGATGGAACGTCCATCCAGTAAACAATTTGTCTATTAGCCGCAGATGCATAAACAAGAGGAACTCCATTTCAACATGCTGGTGTGGATATGACTATGTGGGTGATACGTTAGGGTGTGTGTGGAATGACAGTGAGCTCTGAAAGGTCACTGAGTGATAGGCAGAAATACGTTAGATGGATGTCATAACTCCAAGAATCgctttctttctccttataAATGTGGAGTGCTAGAATAAATCAGAAGAGATAGCAAAATCTACCTAAATTTTGATACCAATGCTTATTGCCACACATAATTAGATGGACACtcaattggggtttttttcattataattgTGTCAGAATTCCATCCAAATCCAGGAAAATCCATCCAAATACATAACTGTGCAGAACTCTGcctttttatgttctttatatccagagggagagggaagctgATTTTACACATATCTAGTCTCAGCTGGGTAACAATTTATAAAATGCTTTGATGTCACCAGGAAATCTGGCAGGAGAATAATCAAATTCATACTGCATGACTGGGTTTGTTCTCGTCAGGTGCCAGTCCTGTCTGTGTGTGGCCAGCACAGAGTTGCatttcaaaaatatctttacCTGTCAAATGCTAATAAGAAGCAATGAACTGCAAACTGGATTCGATTTATTATCAAGATGAAGAAGTCAGGTAAAATGCAGGGTTCTGCTCTGGAGGGTTCATGCAaagatttgtttcagaaatggtAAGGATGATATGAACGAAATACAAATGGAAATGCATGTGTCTGTAGGGACCAGAAAAACAGCAGAGCAAAGAGTTAAAAGAACAGACAATAAATGTTACCATTCCCAGCAGTAAAATTGAGGAATGTGTCATGTCTGTCAAAACCACCAGGCCTGTGCTCTGATAAGATGACAGCACAGATGACTTGTCAttagaggaaaagcagaagggcACTCTAAAGCCAAAGGTTGCAGCATATCACCTATTCCACTACTTCTCCTGTTCGCCCACCCACAAAATAGATATAGTCTGTGTACCCTGAATAAGCAAAACCAGATAGTAGGCAGCAACCTGACCTAGGGTTCAGAGTGCTAAAGTAAGCAAAATTATGAAGCAAATAACCTCTCCATAATAGCTGATGACTCCTAAAGGGTGTAAAAGATCTGTACATAAACTAGCCTGTCATTTCTGATCCAGAATAACCACAGAGACAGCATAAGTACTCAGTAGCTAGCATATGTTTCACATGACACTCACCAGGCCACCTAAGCACACACATCTTGGTGCTCATGAGTATGTATGTGGGTTTGAGCATATGGCTGCATTAAATCAATGGCAGGAAGAATGTGAGTGGGTAAAATCAACTTTTTTAGAGATTTTGTAAATAAACATAACCTTCCATTACATTTTGTGTTGAATATTGTTACGCTAGATGGGAGGTGCCTACAGGAGAGCTTCAACTCAGGCAGTAGTGCGTGGGAAGTGATGCCTGGAAGACACAGCCTCTACAGTAATTTGCCTCAGCTGAGCCAAATTCATCATCTCAGGCAGCCTCATTTCTCAATGATACTGGCTGAATGAGACATAGAGGAAACCCTGAGGTTAAGAAGCAGCATTAAACAGATACTAGGACATGCTTTAGAATTATCTTTCTGCACTTTCCAAATCCAGTAATTGAGttttaacacaattttttttttaattagttttaattgtttttacaCTCCCTATAATCCTCTTCGGTGCTGAAAGAGATCCCAAAATGATCTGCAAATCATGGAGTTCTTCATTCCCAAGAATCAGTGAAGTTGACTTAGGTAGGGCAGATAATCACCTCATAGTCATTCCTCTAACAGATTTAGGAGCCCCTAAAAATCAAATTCCTTTCACCTGACTGATGCAGCTTCACTGTAGATATTGGCATCCCCAGGTTACCTTTAAACACGACTGAGGACAGAGTCTTTTAGGGCACAATTCAAGTAACCCACTTGAAAAGTCTATAGTAGGATGAGAACAAATCCACGTTTGGAGTGATATGAACCATCCGTAGACATGCTgatttctctccactgactttGAAGAAAGCCAGGACAGTAAGCTTAGTGGAAGGCAGTGGCTTAGCAGTATTTTATAACAGACGCTTCTAATCTAAGCCGAACACATatttcctttgcaaaacaaagtgGGAAGGAAGAATGCAACTTTCACAGGATTTAGCAGCTACCACATTCACAAGAAGCTGCCACTGTTTATTCAAAGAGTGAGCCAGAGAATCATGTGGGAATGTAACTGCTTTCATGTACCTAAAGACTTATTGCAATTTTTATCCAGAAAAAGACTGACATTGTTGTGTGGGCTAATGTTATCCTGCATTTCCTGACTCAGGCATTTTGTTTGATAACCAGAAATTCTTTCAATGTAATTTAGCTGAAAAATCTCTGTGTTATCATAAAATTCCATCATAAATGCATGTGTAATTTTCTTGTTGTCTGGAttgtgcttggtttttttttaacaataatgAAGATCATTGAAAATCATCATTTGTCATTCTCAGGActacaaataaaatct
Protein-coding regions in this window:
- the XG gene encoding glycoprotein Xg, which encodes MGKLRSILLLCLGFLLVHVREERTASLRTTGTSQRDFDLADALDHPDDIITRKPTVIRRPTRPVLNNDLHLGDALGGGDISRKPLYPPLPPRPGSHGISGGFDDSDLLDGKPLPPHITGEEEHNFNHGGNTDSGLIAGVTSPIISAFVILVVGSIAAYSAYKNKKLCFKPQGGATV